The Argiope bruennichi chromosome 5, qqArgBrue1.1, whole genome shotgun sequence genome segment TGTATTAATAGAAACTCTATGATGCCTATAAAATgcatcaacaaaaaataaataaagaaaaaactatgTCATTTTGAAGCTATTGCATATTAGAATATCAGCCAAACAAATAggaaattcaaatgatttaatttggcattttaacaatatattaaaacataactcaaaaacttttaaaaaatcattttcaaaattaagaaattatgtcACTTTCTTTCACTAAACTgttctaaaaatcattttaacttagTTAAAATGACATGTTTCAATGtacagcatttaatttttaaaatcatatctttTCATTTATGCAGAAATTCACATTCTATCCTGGAAGTGCATTAACTTACATGCACACTcacgcaaataaataaataatgtaaaaaaaaatgtatttgaagctGTTCCGTGACCAAagagacactttgaatttttaaacttcgctttattccatcccgagaGGCACaatatgtacaaaaaaagaaGGGACGAGATATGTCAAACTATAGCGTTACAAAAGAGCAAAAAAGAATGAAAGGGAGACCGAAATATTTTTGCCagttattttatactatttatataattttattattattttatactatattctgaatagggatttctttacgtATGTCGATTCAGGTAAGGGAATTAtcgatatcttttaaaagaatttttcagcttgacagatttttattccttcattcaGAGCATGAGAACTGCTGATTAAAGTATTTTACAGAGATCatgtaacattaattaaataaataaagaaggtagaaatggatcaggaaataagagaacactttagaatgaagttaatatgggttaaattaagataaaaattttaaaattaataattaattaaatttagatttagagatatcatcaCACAACAcacatgtatgtatgtgtgttttGAAGATGCTTTGTTATTATCAGAAGATGCATAACTCACAGAAACCAATTTATGTTCAATGATTTCttcgctattttttaaaataaaaatttcacatttaactgCACTCGCTATATTACTAGATATGTGCGGAAAATTGAACCAATTTCACAATATAAGtgctcattcattaaaattttcgctgatataaatcacatttatttaaaaacacataaaactATAATtgctgtttcatttttatttgattttttcttatATAGCAAGTTAATTTCAGCTTTTTCCCTCTCATAACAGCTCAATCAATACATTTCAGATATGACagtatcaagattttttttttctcccctctcTGAATGTTGTTGCAAATAAATTCATACCTCTGATGAAGTTTAAAAATGTCCATTTTGCTACTAGATATGAAATGCAATAGTAacattttgcaaagaaaataaaaagcatcatATTTCACTAAGATGGTCTCAAAagaattagaaagaattttattaattagtattttaatatcttatgtaAATGTTAGTTTCCACAATTCTAtaaatcaggggtgtttgtgggaccccaaaaaatccccggaaacttttacggacttactaccggcattttggagtttcgagaagggggggggggaattaaaaattacaattatgaagtattgaatgacctaattataaaagttcaatgaattactttttttgcaaaattaataaccataaattttcaaacatataaactactacattttatgcaaatcttttaaattacctgaattaattcttttaaaaaaaaattatctaatttctgctgctttttttttattttctgatgtttgtgggcttgtctttcttttgtggtgaacttcataattgcaggaaggttgacttttattttcctcatttacagttgaagaaatttcctcgagaactgcacatgcagaggtagaagcagtttgcttttctgctaatgtagaaggtttttcagagacttttataggtgactcatctgaaatacatgtttttaagtcctcttgatatgttttccaacttctgttcatattcagtaagagatctttgtgaattggatcagtcattggattttttgagccatatttttcacatgaggtttctttagaagccattaaatcatatttaatagtctgcactgcatctagggaatcaatcttaagagaggttctatagtcagtgacaagtgtatccattaagttgaatgcactttccactaatgggccatggaagcagctaaggcaggctttgaccaatttagccaatgtaggatacttataatcatttgtgaaatcatcttttaaattaaaaactttagaccaatatttatcaattgtacacttgacttgatttccactttcatcagatgtgtagagcatttcttttttgatatcaatatcactctggtataaccttatttcagcttctacttttgacttttcattatcactaaaaatatgggacataaaagatgatattttttcaaaagctaatattgtactggttttacctcttagctctggatctaatgctgtaaaactaattagatatgaatttttaaggggtaatttctgtttcatatgctgaaatttctaaatgaaattctcttgcgtacataaataaaaaaatatttcaataagcgaaacgaaaaatttacacgtgcatcaataaatgaaacgaaaattttacacagcgaagaaaaaaaagttccgaagcgatcaatgacaaatagctaatacggcgaaaaatcccccttctctacttattggcgccacgccagtagagataagacctttgaacccagagtcacgttatcgcacatctggtcgaacgaaatctcccccttttttttctgccgcgcctacttgccgaaaagaatccagaagagaatgtccgagaaccgggggaatgagtcataactcgcaataaggaaagaacaaaaaagaagttttttccccttttcacgcattatcactgcctttggagaaagaaaggaaaagttttcaccacacacactgaccttgcgttttctactttaaaagcaaacaaaattacccagatcaaaataaataattcattattattcctacttccttttgaacgacgatccccggaatttccggggatcaaagttcaaaatccccggagcacaaacacccctgataaatagtatatatatatatataaaaaaaatctcaatttttttttttctaaaaataatttcttaatcactAATATTAACTTCTAAGTTGAGTAGTCTATTCTTTTTCTCATGAAATCAAAATACACAGGCAGCCaattcctttctaaaattataaCAACTCTAAATATGCTCTTGCACTTTTCTGCATTCCTATTCAATATGCTATCATCATGGCTTGAACGAATTCTTAACAATAGTTGAATTTCCTAGAaagtatgaagaataaaaattaatgaaagaactTTATGCCTTTTCTTGAAAGCATGTTTTACATACATATGTATTAACTTaagattgattaaattttatcaactggtgagcttatttttttaatgcattagatATATTTAGTTCTGCACCCAAAAATGATAAgagggatttttaaataaaaacttttctaattatatttgatGATTAATGAGATAAATGATTCTAGATTTACTGATtagagacataaaaaaaaaaacaatttttaataaatgaaatcatatggtatttaaaaaaaattggtagacAGACACCTCAGCAATCTCTATTTATtctcttttacattttataaatttagaacatGCCTTTGTCAGAAAtgtagtgaaatatattttaatttataataaagagaCAGAATAAAAgacaaacaatttgaaaaattcataatttaatttatatttagagttataattttatagttaaaatatataaaaatttaataaaataaatatacagaaaaaaatctgttatttaaaaaggtttacatttaaaaaaacaaacaaatataaatagatattagttttttaatagaagaatattttgtaattactatTATCATGACATTTTATAAAAGGCATATTCATACCTAAagattcttattattatttaaatgtattttaatggaaattctttcatttattccaTATTAACATAACTAATTCATACGGACACAATTATCCATAACTTTCAGaagtttcatttttctgtaatcagtttatcacatttaatttccattaaaagcATTCTTCTTTTTAATCACTATACAgaagtgataaaatttaaaaatctaaattaaatacaagttgagtaaaataaaaagaatgtacaaaaataaacagataagaaattaaaattgttattcactTTCACAACAGTCTAATTAACAGGAAtcatcaaattcattaaaaaaagtaaggaaTTGGGATAGAAaagcttttacatttttaacttataattcaCTTAAAACTAAGataccaattaaaatttaatataaattattcgaGACCCCACAGCATAAATATACAGGAAatgtgaattatttcaaaatatcttactTTTACAAGCATTGAGTCAAacactatttgaaaatttttataattttaaacaaattaaaatataacaaaatggtAAATATAAACACCTACCAGAGTTAAATTTCCTTAAAACACGACTGGAGTCTTCTTCTAAATATGCATTGGATTCAtccaaaaagtttttattttgctcaaCCATAtccactgatttaaaaaattttagaagaaaatgttttgtgATTCGTCCAATGCCACTTCCACAATCCAATGCATAGTCTGTTCCCAAAGGTCGAGTTTTAtcctgtaaaaattattaaataatatgaatgaattaagcTTTGAAAATATGGAAAACACAAGATTATAATTTccttactattaaaattatacgATTTAAACACATATCtatatgtaaaacatttttaaaaaaaaacattgatatatataataaataaatcacttgttagaagttcataattttatttcaggcaTTCAAAATcagttctttttattatataactaatGTCAAATCAGAAGATCATTTCATGCCACATATCACATGACTGGTCCCTGATTACTGAACTCACTGCTGTGACAATTTGATGTAGATGATGAAGAACAGTCTGCATAAGTTTTAAGAACATACTATACCATCAGTTGTGAAATTCTATACTTGATACTTTTTCTACTTTggatttttaatagttatatttgaaAACAGTTTGGATACACTCAACTTGTCAATTTGAGATATGCGTCACAGAGATCTTCTACTCAAGGTTCGGACTGAACAGGTGATCTGGATCTTAACTTGATACTGAGTTTACTTAATAAGTGGGTATGCTTAGTTAAGtgaaaatttttcatagaattgaAAACTGATTATAACTTATGattctgagaaaaataaaattaaagaaaacagacTTTTATATAAGTATTTCTAGACCAGTAAGGCTATGATAAAAATTTAGGCAGGAAGAAGATAGTGAGGTCTCTAGGCATTTTTCAGAAGCATGGGGTCATAAGTTCCAATTTCTTTAATGGCAATGTTGTCACTTTTATCcattttttcaaagaatcttATTGAAAGTTTCTTGTGGAATTTTAACAGTGTTGCATGGTGAggtctttaaaaaagaaattattcctaACAAAGCACAGAATGTTACTGACTTGCTGAATCGTCACATTTTGCAATCTTTATAATGCTATGATAAAAGTCTTAGCAGTAGTCGCTCAAATAGGTGGTGTGTACAAGATTAGAGACCGGAGCATGGTCTTGtagaaaaaatgtttgtttttctgaGCCGATGGGTTTGGAGAACCAGTGCTTTTCTCTTTGCAAATacgtatttctttaaatttctgataCCAATTGTAAACCTCTTTATTTTGAGCTTATAACAAAATACAACTATGTATTCATTCTTTGCATACTGCagtatacaaaacatttttttttaaggcaTCGCTATTTTTTCATTAACAGATTAGAAAATGGCACTTCTACTTTTTCCAGAATTATCTGAATGCTGAAAATGAACTTACATTACTCCACTAATGTATGTCTAATTTtgtatatgtaaaatttcaaggattttttttaaagcttggaaatacttttttatactttagCTAGCAACATTTGTTCTACCAAATTTTATGTGTAAATAGTCATAAGCCAAACAATTTAATATCATATGTCAGTTTCAATATTTGCAAGTTTTTAGAGTAATTTGAGACATAAATATTGTACATATTCTTAagcttaaatgttcataattttatttatgtatgtggCAGATAattacatatctttaaaaaactaggataatatattacttaaaatatacatTAGGGTAATAGAAAATCATAAAACTTCTTTTTGCTATGTATTAAATAACTGCATATTAATTAGGAAAGCATTCAAATAATTTGTGTCAAAGTAATTAAtacatcatttgaaaatttaatcctaatttaaatttttaatcttgtaaaaattaagttaaaaattattcatgaaatactATGCAGGTGAATTTGATGtcaataacattaaattttatgatgacaAAATAAAGATACTTATAAAGTCAAATTTAAGTCTCAACTTACAAAAGCTAGAAGAagcttttcatataaaatataataaaggcaaaatatgatttatttgctCTTTATTAACATTtgaggaaaataagaaaaaaatgtcatgaaatttcTCGAAACCTTTTTATTACAATAACTGCTGTTGTAATAAgacaatatttcatattcatgaaACAATCAGACAAtgtattaacaaatttaatttttaatatgtatgtttCTCCTTAAGCACTACAGCCTAGAGTAGACCATGATTGTCCCAATCAGTTTACAccaatgatctttttttttacattatcaagCCACCATCTCTCTTCCAATACCTGTAGGCTTGCTAAACGTCAGCTATTTTGCTGCATTAGAGCTCTCCTCAATACAATTTAAAGCTGCTACATATATATGTGTGCATATGCAATGCACTttgcatagtaaaaatattatgcagtacGAACCATGGCACAATCTGCATTGAACTCTTTGATGGTGTTCCAATATTTCTGTTAGCACATATACAACACATACagatttttaagaacttttaatttctaattgtcatgtttagatggaaaaaaaaaatgttacgtaGAATAGTTGTAACAATTATGGCAAATAGTATTTCTTTTGgaagaattgaaatatattacataatattttaattcaatatatttaagctTCTAATGTAATACAAATTTCTCATAACAGAAAAATCCTTATGTAAAGAATAATATACCCGCACAAAAATATTCCATACATACTTGAAGAAAAGTGTTAATAAATCGTGATGATGCTTGAATGTCTGCTTTAAACACGTTTGAATGACCACCTAACATTCCGTCTATAGTTGCAGGCACATTTTCCCAATAACTTTTGCCCTTTGCATAAAAATCTGTGTTACCCGGTTCACTTTCcatatttttcagtctttataaatgataaatgaatgaCACTATTTGCCGGTAGCTAATTTCTCTACGGGAAAATATTTTCGCTCGttgttgatatttaaaaacatttgctttCAGTGTTGTTTAGTTACTGACCATTCTTACACTAACAATAACAAACATCtcctaaatttattttgaatttcactcaaaaaaagattaattaaaaatttttaaatttgatgaaatcatttcaaaaaattattaaattaagaaatattttattctccacAATGCacgtttatatttaaaaaaacaaaaaccattTCATTAACTGCAACGGTGAATAATTCCGAAACAAACGCATGTGTTTCGAATTTCACTTGTTTTTATCACCGATagtacatttgattttaaattattattaaaaatattttatagtttttccattttgttataaaatggGACGTATTCCCACGATATATTATTGTCCGTACGAAAACTGCAGTGCTTCGTATTGTCGCAAGGATCGGTATGAAACACACATAAGATCTCACACAGGCGAAGTGAGCATTTCAGATTTTTGtgctttattataatattacaaaggggagtcatattaatttaataataataatcgagtGAAGCATATGCAAAATGAATATTAGAGCTTTCTTCTGTTTGCaagaattgaaacttttttttttattggaattaacTTTTAACTATAATATCGCAATATATTGTAGTGAGACAGGCTTAAGAATCAAACGATTTCAGGCTTAATATGTTAAGCATTTgttctaaatatatatagaaagcaTTAAATAAGTCATATGTGTGATCTTTGTTATTTGTTTAATTGAAGAAGTTTGAGAAACAGATTGCTTGCTGCTCTATATATGCCATATTTTCAGCATTACTAGATCAGACTCAAAATCGATCATGCTCTATAGATATGAAAAGTAGAATATTCAAAATACgtggaaataaaaaattctcGAACAGTATTGACAAAACTGTATTACAATTACTATAGGTTATTACATTGATCAGAAAAACTCTAAACATATAAAATGCTCATGAattgaaatccaaaatatttttgaatggttTTTTTGACATTTGTAATGTTAAAATCATTATCATAGCTCTGGCCACTGGTGTCATTAACATATAAAGCCAGTTTTAGTAAATTTGCTTATAATGTTTTAGTTAATTCTTTCCTAGTTGTAtcaaagtttttaacaaaatctaaaaagctttcatttgttttatattagtATTGCTAATAGTAACTGATCAATTATGGATAATTCatgatgatttatttcaaataataaacaatatttatttggttcttttatataaatttaaaattttcaattgtttaacATGATCCACAGTAGGATTCAAGCTtccattatttgataaaaaaatttgctggaatagatagtttttatttattttttctaatattcctGATGGCAATTCAGTGTAATTTTGcatagaatttttgttttgtttatcagttgattatatttatactaaatgtaatctaaaatatattttgttttaaatgaaagaatgagacttaatttatgcatatttgatAGACTGAATAAAATTTGCCAGTTGCTATAATCTTGACTTGTTAATAATGTTGTTGTCAGATTTTCTGTAGAAGGATTATAACAGGAACAATGCATACTATTATCAAATTTAAGTAACCGTTtatgtaaatagtttttaatattaattaactattaaagcTGGAAGATGGAAAGAGAGCGAGATAGAGGGGAAAAAAGGAAGTTTTACATTTCTACAGAATTGGAAGtgacaaatttatcaaattacatTTGATTACTTATAGATACTAGTAATTTGATTACTATGCAAATGAAAAAGTGAGCTTGCTTACTTGGCAGTGTTAAAACTAGTGATATTTGTTCTTGTTTGAATATCCTGTGCAATGGTCTCTGTTAGTGTCCTGTTTGATTTCatcccatttttttcttttattgatcatTTGATAGCCATTAATATCAATCATGCTTAATGATTCAACCTGTACTTTCTAGTACCTAACCATTAGATGGAAAGGGAAAATGCATGTTATCTGCATAGGTAAAACAAGAAATCCCAACTAATTTCAAGTTTACTCTGATTCTGTTTGAGTATTGGTTCCTTTGAATGGTTTGTCAATGTTTTCTTATCGTGATTCTACAGATATTTCTTCTAACTAATGAGTTTTCCTGAACAGATCTTATGGAGCCTATAATAGcctgaataaataaattcattcaaacagTTCGGGTATGAATTACTGATGGAGGTAGTAATGGAATCGCAACGTTTGTGTAGACATCTATTGGAGTCTCCATTTtaagttgtctttttttttctcctttttctcctattgttgaaattaaaagaacCACCTGACCTGCCttaaacatttcttctttttcagaattttttccttttgaaatatttttcaattgatgtGGTATACTTTTATAGTActacaatttttccttttctctCATGATTTAGTACTTTTCTGTAATGGCACATAAAGCAACTTTGTATTTAAAGCTACCTGTATAGGCATCCTAAAAAATGTACATCTGTCCTTACATGACTAATTATGAATGTTCTATTATTAGTGGTTATGCTGTTAGTAGTGCAGCAACCATTTAGATTGCATTTTTAGCAACTGTTTTAAAGAATCAATATAATTTGCAgttgttaaaagaaaaagtttgttaTTATTGCAATTTCCTTTTGTTTCTGCTCTTggtgtatacatatatatatatgtgtgtgtgtactgTTGGACCTCAATTTGACGAATTCATCAAGACTGAACATTGTGTTTGTTAAATCAGGGTCTGTTTGAAATAACAGGgtccaaaataaacaaattctgcATTTACCTTATGGAACAACCCCAATAAGCAACAATACAAACACATTCATAATTAGAAATAGTACACTTTCTATAGAGCATGTAAAAATACagcaaataaatatgcattagttattttgaaagtattgaaTAATGTTTGACAATTTCCTTGATTCTTGATTCA includes the following:
- the LOC129969523 gene encoding N-terminal Xaa-Pro-Lys N-methyltransferase 1-B-like, which produces MESEPGNTDFYAKGKSYWENVPATIDGMLGGHSNVFKADIQASSRFINTFLQDKTRPLGTDYALDCGSGIGRITKHFLLKFFKSVDMVEQNKNFLDESNAYLEEDSSRVLRKFNSGLQDFIPDESCYDVIWIQWVIGYLTDDDLISFLKRCKKGLKENGIVVIKDNISSYDTDMDHEDGSVTRPRQDIIDLATKAGLELVAERKQYKFPKGLYEVKMFAFR